One segment of Salvelinus alpinus chromosome 1, SLU_Salpinus.1, whole genome shotgun sequence DNA contains the following:
- the LOC139537022 gene encoding protein regulator of cytokinesis 1-like isoform X6, whose product MSSRRSEALAFSLVTGINHAMARLVDIWDSMGIMEEQRVERMETVKKHIEGLLNDMITEEEALKHRIRTNIITFEKQLDTLCLEMSMDPYKLEEGLTVLQIEKNLRLRMEVLTKEKGDRLKELHGLQQQDKELCLELCVTPYYVPTGSMPSRTQLQELREHLKTLSEEKKSRAKVFSGLREDIRKLMEDMGHKPETSLEKESVCHGEEIFLLTHENIKALQLLLSQMKVKKESLMNTLAELKERAMCLWNHLEALEQDRTAFQESVQGTLSDQITQWQGEVDCLTVLQKAMLEDVIDKVRQELVALWDKCNQGPEQREPFNAHICDDDFTEELLALHDAELLKVKNYYDQAKPLLEVLQKWEKYWALFQDFEKKANDPNRFSNRGGALLKEAKEKVKVQKMLPKLEEELRTGVESWEKDQGSAFLVQGQRVMTYISSQWEEHKQQRGKEKSERAITSKKGEMTTLFKTPTKRAHGGMNTLTPNKIRKQTPAQPIMVRSVSCSSSSTFISVPSSKPPLSQVQMQKTKSLERSSSRQRTPLQEYNGTEGKKPVDISYSDFTNSTNWL is encoded by the exons TGAAGCCCTGGCTTTCTCGCTAGTGACTGGTATAAACCATGCCATGGCCAGGCTGGTGGACATCTGGGATAGCATGGGCAttatggaggagcagagggtaGAGCGGATGGAGACGGTGAAGAAACACATTGAG GGCCTTTTGAATGACATGATCACTGAGGAGGAAGCTTTGAAGCACCGCATCCGAACCAATATCATCACTTTTGAAAAACAGTTGGATACCTTGTGTCTGGAAATGTCAATGGATCCATACAAA TTGGAGGAGGGTCTGACAGTCCTCCAGATCGAGAAGAACCTGCGTCTGCGTATGGAGGTTCTGACCAAGGAGAAGGGGGACCGTTTGAAGGAGCTACACGGACTGCAGCAGCAGGATAAGGAACTGTGCTTGGAGCTGTGCGTCACTCCCTATTATGTTCCCACAGGCAGCATGCCCTCACGCACTCAGCTGCAGGAGCTCCGGGAGCACCTCAAGACCCTCAGTGAAGAAAAG AAGAGTCGTGCAAAGGTGTTCTCGGGGCTGCGTGAGGACATCAGGAAGCTCATGGAGGACATGGGTCATAAACCAGAAACCAGTCTGGAGAAGGAGTCGGTGTGTCACGGCGAGGAGATATTCCTGCTCACGCATGAAAACATCAAAGCCCTCCAACTGCTGTTGTCCCAG ATGAAGGTCAAGAAGGAATCCCTGATGAATACTCTGGCTGAGCTGAAAGAACGAGCTATGTGCCTGTGGAATCATCTGGAAGCGCTGGAGCAAGATCGCACTGCGTTCCAGGAGAGTGTGCAGGGTACCCTTTCTGACCAAATCACACAG TGGCAGGGGGAGGTGGACTGTCTGACAGTCCTGCAGAAAGCCATGTTGGAGGATGTGATTGACAAGGTCCGACAGGAACTAGTGGCTCTCTGGGACAAGTGCAACCAGGGCCCTGAGCAGCGTGAACCCTTCAACGCCCACATCTGTGACG ATGACTTCACAGAGGAATTGTTGGCACTACATGACGCTGAGCTATTGAAGGTGAAGAATTACTATGACCAGGCTAAACCCTTACTGGAGGTTCTGCAGAAATGGGAGAAGTACTGGGCCCTCTTCCAGGACTTTGAG AAAAAGGCCAATGATCCAAACCGCTTCTCCAACAGAGGAGGAGCCCTTCTCAAAGAGGCCAAAGAGAAGGTCAAAGTTCAGAAGATGTTGCCAAAG TTGGAGGAAGAGCTGAGGACTGGTGTTGAGAGCTGGGAGAAGGACCAGGGTTCTGCCTTCCTGGTCCAGGGCCAGAGAGTCATGACCTACATCTCCAGCCAATGGGAGGAGCACAAACAGCAGAGGGGCAAGGAGAAGAGTGAACGTGCCATT ACATCAAAGAAGGGGGAAATGACAACTCTCTTCAAAACTCCCACGAAGAGGGCCCATGGCGGGATGAACACCCTCACCCCCAACAAGATCAGGAAG CAGACTCCTGCCCAGCCTATCATGGTGCGCTCCGTCAGCTGCAGCTCATCCAGCACCTTCATCAGTGTGCCTAGCAGCAAGCCTCCTCTCTCCCAGGTTCAgatgcag AAAACCAAGTCCCTTGAGAGAAGCAGCAGTAGACAGAGAACACCCCTGCAGGAGTACAACGGtacagaggggaaaaaacctgTTGACATCAGCTACTCTGACTTCACT aacagcacaaactggctctaa
- the LOC139537022 gene encoding protein regulator of cytokinesis 1-like isoform X2, which yields MSSRRSEALAFSLVTGINHAMARLVDIWDSMGIMEEQRVERMETVKKHIEGLLNDMITEEEALKHRIRTNIITFEKQLDTLCLEMSMDPYKLEEGLTVLQIEKNLRLRMEVLTKEKGDRLKELHGLQQQDKELCLELCVTPYYVPTGSMPSRTQLQELREHLKTLSEEKKSRAKVFSGLREDIRKLMEDMGHKPETSLEKESVCHGEEIFLLTHENIKALQLLLSQMKVKKESLMNTLAELKERAMCLWNHLEALEQDRTAFQESVQGTLSDQITQWQGEVDCLTVLQKAMLEDVIDKVRQELVALWDKCNQGPEQREPFNAHICDDDFTEELLALHDAELLKVKNYYDQAKPLLEVLQKWEKYWALFQDFEKKANDPNRFSNRGGALLKEAKEKVKVQKMLPKLEEELRTGVESWEKDQGSAFLVQGQRVMTYISSQWEEHKQQRGKEKSERAITSKKGEMTTLFKTPTKRAHGGMNTLTPNKIRKTPAQPIMVRSVSCSSSSTFISVPSSKPPLSQVQMQQKTKSLERSSSRQRTPLQEYNGTEGKKPVDISYSDFTGDLFKKPNDAVFNSTAKDLF from the exons TGAAGCCCTGGCTTTCTCGCTAGTGACTGGTATAAACCATGCCATGGCCAGGCTGGTGGACATCTGGGATAGCATGGGCAttatggaggagcagagggtaGAGCGGATGGAGACGGTGAAGAAACACATTGAG GGCCTTTTGAATGACATGATCACTGAGGAGGAAGCTTTGAAGCACCGCATCCGAACCAATATCATCACTTTTGAAAAACAGTTGGATACCTTGTGTCTGGAAATGTCAATGGATCCATACAAA TTGGAGGAGGGTCTGACAGTCCTCCAGATCGAGAAGAACCTGCGTCTGCGTATGGAGGTTCTGACCAAGGAGAAGGGGGACCGTTTGAAGGAGCTACACGGACTGCAGCAGCAGGATAAGGAACTGTGCTTGGAGCTGTGCGTCACTCCCTATTATGTTCCCACAGGCAGCATGCCCTCACGCACTCAGCTGCAGGAGCTCCGGGAGCACCTCAAGACCCTCAGTGAAGAAAAG AAGAGTCGTGCAAAGGTGTTCTCGGGGCTGCGTGAGGACATCAGGAAGCTCATGGAGGACATGGGTCATAAACCAGAAACCAGTCTGGAGAAGGAGTCGGTGTGTCACGGCGAGGAGATATTCCTGCTCACGCATGAAAACATCAAAGCCCTCCAACTGCTGTTGTCCCAG ATGAAGGTCAAGAAGGAATCCCTGATGAATACTCTGGCTGAGCTGAAAGAACGAGCTATGTGCCTGTGGAATCATCTGGAAGCGCTGGAGCAAGATCGCACTGCGTTCCAGGAGAGTGTGCAGGGTACCCTTTCTGACCAAATCACACAG TGGCAGGGGGAGGTGGACTGTCTGACAGTCCTGCAGAAAGCCATGTTGGAGGATGTGATTGACAAGGTCCGACAGGAACTAGTGGCTCTCTGGGACAAGTGCAACCAGGGCCCTGAGCAGCGTGAACCCTTCAACGCCCACATCTGTGACG ATGACTTCACAGAGGAATTGTTGGCACTACATGACGCTGAGCTATTGAAGGTGAAGAATTACTATGACCAGGCTAAACCCTTACTGGAGGTTCTGCAGAAATGGGAGAAGTACTGGGCCCTCTTCCAGGACTTTGAG AAAAAGGCCAATGATCCAAACCGCTTCTCCAACAGAGGAGGAGCCCTTCTCAAAGAGGCCAAAGAGAAGGTCAAAGTTCAGAAGATGTTGCCAAAG TTGGAGGAAGAGCTGAGGACTGGTGTTGAGAGCTGGGAGAAGGACCAGGGTTCTGCCTTCCTGGTCCAGGGCCAGAGAGTCATGACCTACATCTCCAGCCAATGGGAGGAGCACAAACAGCAGAGGGGCAAGGAGAAGAGTGAACGTGCCATT ACATCAAAGAAGGGGGAAATGACAACTCTCTTCAAAACTCCCACGAAGAGGGCCCATGGCGGGATGAACACCCTCACCCCCAACAAGATCAGGAAG ACTCCTGCCCAGCCTATCATGGTGCGCTCCGTCAGCTGCAGCTCATCCAGCACCTTCATCAGTGTGCCTAGCAGCAAGCCTCCTCTCTCCCAGGTTCAgatgcag CAGAAAACCAAGTCCCTTGAGAGAAGCAGCAGTAGACAGAGAACACCCCTGCAGGAGTACAACGGtacagaggggaaaaaacctgTTGACATCAGCTACTCTGACTTCACT GGTGACCTGTTCAAAAAGCCAAATGATGCAGTTTTCAATTcgacagcaaaggaccttttcTGA
- the LOC139537022 gene encoding protein regulator of cytokinesis 1-like isoform X1, with product MSSRRSEALAFSLVTGINHAMARLVDIWDSMGIMEEQRVERMETVKKHIEGLLNDMITEEEALKHRIRTNIITFEKQLDTLCLEMSMDPYKLEEGLTVLQIEKNLRLRMEVLTKEKGDRLKELHGLQQQDKELCLELCVTPYYVPTGSMPSRTQLQELREHLKTLSEEKKSRAKVFSGLREDIRKLMEDMGHKPETSLEKESVCHGEEIFLLTHENIKALQLLLSQMKVKKESLMNTLAELKERAMCLWNHLEALEQDRTAFQESVQGTLSDQITQWQGEVDCLTVLQKAMLEDVIDKVRQELVALWDKCNQGPEQREPFNAHICDDDFTEELLALHDAELLKVKNYYDQAKPLLEVLQKWEKYWALFQDFEKKANDPNRFSNRGGALLKEAKEKVKVQKMLPKLEEELRTGVESWEKDQGSAFLVQGQRVMTYISSQWEEHKQQRGKEKSERAITSKKGEMTTLFKTPTKRAHGGMNTLTPNKIRKQTPAQPIMVRSVSCSSSSTFISVPSSKPPLSQVQMQQKTKSLERSSSRQRTPLQEYNGTEGKKPVDISYSDFTGDLFKKPNDAVFNSTAKDLF from the exons TGAAGCCCTGGCTTTCTCGCTAGTGACTGGTATAAACCATGCCATGGCCAGGCTGGTGGACATCTGGGATAGCATGGGCAttatggaggagcagagggtaGAGCGGATGGAGACGGTGAAGAAACACATTGAG GGCCTTTTGAATGACATGATCACTGAGGAGGAAGCTTTGAAGCACCGCATCCGAACCAATATCATCACTTTTGAAAAACAGTTGGATACCTTGTGTCTGGAAATGTCAATGGATCCATACAAA TTGGAGGAGGGTCTGACAGTCCTCCAGATCGAGAAGAACCTGCGTCTGCGTATGGAGGTTCTGACCAAGGAGAAGGGGGACCGTTTGAAGGAGCTACACGGACTGCAGCAGCAGGATAAGGAACTGTGCTTGGAGCTGTGCGTCACTCCCTATTATGTTCCCACAGGCAGCATGCCCTCACGCACTCAGCTGCAGGAGCTCCGGGAGCACCTCAAGACCCTCAGTGAAGAAAAG AAGAGTCGTGCAAAGGTGTTCTCGGGGCTGCGTGAGGACATCAGGAAGCTCATGGAGGACATGGGTCATAAACCAGAAACCAGTCTGGAGAAGGAGTCGGTGTGTCACGGCGAGGAGATATTCCTGCTCACGCATGAAAACATCAAAGCCCTCCAACTGCTGTTGTCCCAG ATGAAGGTCAAGAAGGAATCCCTGATGAATACTCTGGCTGAGCTGAAAGAACGAGCTATGTGCCTGTGGAATCATCTGGAAGCGCTGGAGCAAGATCGCACTGCGTTCCAGGAGAGTGTGCAGGGTACCCTTTCTGACCAAATCACACAG TGGCAGGGGGAGGTGGACTGTCTGACAGTCCTGCAGAAAGCCATGTTGGAGGATGTGATTGACAAGGTCCGACAGGAACTAGTGGCTCTCTGGGACAAGTGCAACCAGGGCCCTGAGCAGCGTGAACCCTTCAACGCCCACATCTGTGACG ATGACTTCACAGAGGAATTGTTGGCACTACATGACGCTGAGCTATTGAAGGTGAAGAATTACTATGACCAGGCTAAACCCTTACTGGAGGTTCTGCAGAAATGGGAGAAGTACTGGGCCCTCTTCCAGGACTTTGAG AAAAAGGCCAATGATCCAAACCGCTTCTCCAACAGAGGAGGAGCCCTTCTCAAAGAGGCCAAAGAGAAGGTCAAAGTTCAGAAGATGTTGCCAAAG TTGGAGGAAGAGCTGAGGACTGGTGTTGAGAGCTGGGAGAAGGACCAGGGTTCTGCCTTCCTGGTCCAGGGCCAGAGAGTCATGACCTACATCTCCAGCCAATGGGAGGAGCACAAACAGCAGAGGGGCAAGGAGAAGAGTGAACGTGCCATT ACATCAAAGAAGGGGGAAATGACAACTCTCTTCAAAACTCCCACGAAGAGGGCCCATGGCGGGATGAACACCCTCACCCCCAACAAGATCAGGAAG CAGACTCCTGCCCAGCCTATCATGGTGCGCTCCGTCAGCTGCAGCTCATCCAGCACCTTCATCAGTGTGCCTAGCAGCAAGCCTCCTCTCTCCCAGGTTCAgatgcag CAGAAAACCAAGTCCCTTGAGAGAAGCAGCAGTAGACAGAGAACACCCCTGCAGGAGTACAACGGtacagaggggaaaaaacctgTTGACATCAGCTACTCTGACTTCACT GGTGACCTGTTCAAAAAGCCAAATGATGCAGTTTTCAATTcgacagcaaaggaccttttcTGA
- the LOC139537022 gene encoding protein regulator of cytokinesis 1-like isoform X5, giving the protein MSSRRSEALAFSLVTGINHAMARLVDIWDSMGIMEEQRVERMETVKKHIEGLLNDMITEEEALKHRIRTNIITFEKQLDTLCLEMSMDPYKLEEGLTVLQIEKNLRLRMEVLTKEKGDRLKELHGLQQQDKELCLELCVTPYYVPTGSMPSRTQLQELREHLKTLSEEKKSRAKVFSGLREDIRKLMEDMGHKPETSLEKESVCHGEEIFLLTHENIKALQLLLSQMKVKKESLMNTLAELKERAMCLWNHLEALEQDRTAFQESVQGTLSDQITQWQGEVDCLTVLQKAMLEDVIDKVRQELVALWDKCNQGPEQREPFNAHICDDDFTEELLALHDAELLKVKNYYDQAKPLLEVLQKWEKYWALFQDFEKKANDPNRFSNRGGALLKEAKEKVKVQKMLPKLEEELRTGVESWEKDQGSAFLVQGQRVMTYISSQWEEHKQQRGKEKSERAITSKKGEMTTLFKTPTKRAHGGMNTLTPNKIRKQTPAQPIMVRSVSCSSSSTFISVPSSKPPLSQVQMQQKTKSLERSSSRQRTPLQEYNGTEGKKPVDISYSDFTNSTNWL; this is encoded by the exons TGAAGCCCTGGCTTTCTCGCTAGTGACTGGTATAAACCATGCCATGGCCAGGCTGGTGGACATCTGGGATAGCATGGGCAttatggaggagcagagggtaGAGCGGATGGAGACGGTGAAGAAACACATTGAG GGCCTTTTGAATGACATGATCACTGAGGAGGAAGCTTTGAAGCACCGCATCCGAACCAATATCATCACTTTTGAAAAACAGTTGGATACCTTGTGTCTGGAAATGTCAATGGATCCATACAAA TTGGAGGAGGGTCTGACAGTCCTCCAGATCGAGAAGAACCTGCGTCTGCGTATGGAGGTTCTGACCAAGGAGAAGGGGGACCGTTTGAAGGAGCTACACGGACTGCAGCAGCAGGATAAGGAACTGTGCTTGGAGCTGTGCGTCACTCCCTATTATGTTCCCACAGGCAGCATGCCCTCACGCACTCAGCTGCAGGAGCTCCGGGAGCACCTCAAGACCCTCAGTGAAGAAAAG AAGAGTCGTGCAAAGGTGTTCTCGGGGCTGCGTGAGGACATCAGGAAGCTCATGGAGGACATGGGTCATAAACCAGAAACCAGTCTGGAGAAGGAGTCGGTGTGTCACGGCGAGGAGATATTCCTGCTCACGCATGAAAACATCAAAGCCCTCCAACTGCTGTTGTCCCAG ATGAAGGTCAAGAAGGAATCCCTGATGAATACTCTGGCTGAGCTGAAAGAACGAGCTATGTGCCTGTGGAATCATCTGGAAGCGCTGGAGCAAGATCGCACTGCGTTCCAGGAGAGTGTGCAGGGTACCCTTTCTGACCAAATCACACAG TGGCAGGGGGAGGTGGACTGTCTGACAGTCCTGCAGAAAGCCATGTTGGAGGATGTGATTGACAAGGTCCGACAGGAACTAGTGGCTCTCTGGGACAAGTGCAACCAGGGCCCTGAGCAGCGTGAACCCTTCAACGCCCACATCTGTGACG ATGACTTCACAGAGGAATTGTTGGCACTACATGACGCTGAGCTATTGAAGGTGAAGAATTACTATGACCAGGCTAAACCCTTACTGGAGGTTCTGCAGAAATGGGAGAAGTACTGGGCCCTCTTCCAGGACTTTGAG AAAAAGGCCAATGATCCAAACCGCTTCTCCAACAGAGGAGGAGCCCTTCTCAAAGAGGCCAAAGAGAAGGTCAAAGTTCAGAAGATGTTGCCAAAG TTGGAGGAAGAGCTGAGGACTGGTGTTGAGAGCTGGGAGAAGGACCAGGGTTCTGCCTTCCTGGTCCAGGGCCAGAGAGTCATGACCTACATCTCCAGCCAATGGGAGGAGCACAAACAGCAGAGGGGCAAGGAGAAGAGTGAACGTGCCATT ACATCAAAGAAGGGGGAAATGACAACTCTCTTCAAAACTCCCACGAAGAGGGCCCATGGCGGGATGAACACCCTCACCCCCAACAAGATCAGGAAG CAGACTCCTGCCCAGCCTATCATGGTGCGCTCCGTCAGCTGCAGCTCATCCAGCACCTTCATCAGTGTGCCTAGCAGCAAGCCTCCTCTCTCCCAGGTTCAgatgcag CAGAAAACCAAGTCCCTTGAGAGAAGCAGCAGTAGACAGAGAACACCCCTGCAGGAGTACAACGGtacagaggggaaaaaacctgTTGACATCAGCTACTCTGACTTCACT aacagcacaaactggctctaa
- the LOC139537022 gene encoding protein regulator of cytokinesis 1-like isoform X4, which translates to MSSRRSEALAFSLVTGINHAMARLVDIWDSMGIMEEQRVERMETVKKHIEGLLNDMITEEEALKHRIRTNIITFEKQLDTLCLEMSMDPYKLEEGLTVLQIEKNLRLRMEVLTKEKGDRLKELHGLQQQDKELCLELCVTPYYVPTGSMPSRTQLQELREHLKTLSEEKKSRAKVFSGLREDIRKLMEDMGHKPETSLEKESVCHGEEIFLLTHENIKALQLLLSQMKVKKESLMNTLAELKERAMCLWNHLEALEQDRTAFQESVQGTLSDQITQWQGEVDCLTVLQKAMLEDVIDKVRQELVALWDKCNQGPEQREPFNAHICDDDFTEELLALHDAELLKVKNYYDQAKPLLEVLQKWEKYWALFQDFEKKANDPNRFSNRGGALLKEAKEKVKVQKMLPKLEEELRTGVESWEKDQGSAFLVQGQRVMTYISSQWEEHKQQRGKEKSERAITSKKGEMTTLFKTPTKRAHGGMNTLTPNKIRKTPAQPIMVRSVSCSSSSTFISVPSSKPPLSQVQMQKTKSLERSSSRQRTPLQEYNGTEGKKPVDISYSDFTGDLFKKPNDAVFNSTAKDLF; encoded by the exons TGAAGCCCTGGCTTTCTCGCTAGTGACTGGTATAAACCATGCCATGGCCAGGCTGGTGGACATCTGGGATAGCATGGGCAttatggaggagcagagggtaGAGCGGATGGAGACGGTGAAGAAACACATTGAG GGCCTTTTGAATGACATGATCACTGAGGAGGAAGCTTTGAAGCACCGCATCCGAACCAATATCATCACTTTTGAAAAACAGTTGGATACCTTGTGTCTGGAAATGTCAATGGATCCATACAAA TTGGAGGAGGGTCTGACAGTCCTCCAGATCGAGAAGAACCTGCGTCTGCGTATGGAGGTTCTGACCAAGGAGAAGGGGGACCGTTTGAAGGAGCTACACGGACTGCAGCAGCAGGATAAGGAACTGTGCTTGGAGCTGTGCGTCACTCCCTATTATGTTCCCACAGGCAGCATGCCCTCACGCACTCAGCTGCAGGAGCTCCGGGAGCACCTCAAGACCCTCAGTGAAGAAAAG AAGAGTCGTGCAAAGGTGTTCTCGGGGCTGCGTGAGGACATCAGGAAGCTCATGGAGGACATGGGTCATAAACCAGAAACCAGTCTGGAGAAGGAGTCGGTGTGTCACGGCGAGGAGATATTCCTGCTCACGCATGAAAACATCAAAGCCCTCCAACTGCTGTTGTCCCAG ATGAAGGTCAAGAAGGAATCCCTGATGAATACTCTGGCTGAGCTGAAAGAACGAGCTATGTGCCTGTGGAATCATCTGGAAGCGCTGGAGCAAGATCGCACTGCGTTCCAGGAGAGTGTGCAGGGTACCCTTTCTGACCAAATCACACAG TGGCAGGGGGAGGTGGACTGTCTGACAGTCCTGCAGAAAGCCATGTTGGAGGATGTGATTGACAAGGTCCGACAGGAACTAGTGGCTCTCTGGGACAAGTGCAACCAGGGCCCTGAGCAGCGTGAACCCTTCAACGCCCACATCTGTGACG ATGACTTCACAGAGGAATTGTTGGCACTACATGACGCTGAGCTATTGAAGGTGAAGAATTACTATGACCAGGCTAAACCCTTACTGGAGGTTCTGCAGAAATGGGAGAAGTACTGGGCCCTCTTCCAGGACTTTGAG AAAAAGGCCAATGATCCAAACCGCTTCTCCAACAGAGGAGGAGCCCTTCTCAAAGAGGCCAAAGAGAAGGTCAAAGTTCAGAAGATGTTGCCAAAG TTGGAGGAAGAGCTGAGGACTGGTGTTGAGAGCTGGGAGAAGGACCAGGGTTCTGCCTTCCTGGTCCAGGGCCAGAGAGTCATGACCTACATCTCCAGCCAATGGGAGGAGCACAAACAGCAGAGGGGCAAGGAGAAGAGTGAACGTGCCATT ACATCAAAGAAGGGGGAAATGACAACTCTCTTCAAAACTCCCACGAAGAGGGCCCATGGCGGGATGAACACCCTCACCCCCAACAAGATCAGGAAG ACTCCTGCCCAGCCTATCATGGTGCGCTCCGTCAGCTGCAGCTCATCCAGCACCTTCATCAGTGTGCCTAGCAGCAAGCCTCCTCTCTCCCAGGTTCAgatgcag AAAACCAAGTCCCTTGAGAGAAGCAGCAGTAGACAGAGAACACCCCTGCAGGAGTACAACGGtacagaggggaaaaaacctgTTGACATCAGCTACTCTGACTTCACT GGTGACCTGTTCAAAAAGCCAAATGATGCAGTTTTCAATTcgacagcaaaggaccttttcTGA
- the LOC139537022 gene encoding protein regulator of cytokinesis 1-like isoform X3 has protein sequence MSSRRSEALAFSLVTGINHAMARLVDIWDSMGIMEEQRVERMETVKKHIEGLLNDMITEEEALKHRIRTNIITFEKQLDTLCLEMSMDPYKLEEGLTVLQIEKNLRLRMEVLTKEKGDRLKELHGLQQQDKELCLELCVTPYYVPTGSMPSRTQLQELREHLKTLSEEKKSRAKVFSGLREDIRKLMEDMGHKPETSLEKESVCHGEEIFLLTHENIKALQLLLSQMKVKKESLMNTLAELKERAMCLWNHLEALEQDRTAFQESVQGTLSDQITQWQGEVDCLTVLQKAMLEDVIDKVRQELVALWDKCNQGPEQREPFNAHICDDDFTEELLALHDAELLKVKNYYDQAKPLLEVLQKWEKYWALFQDFEKKANDPNRFSNRGGALLKEAKEKVKVQKMLPKLEEELRTGVESWEKDQGSAFLVQGQRVMTYISSQWEEHKQQRGKEKSERAITSKKGEMTTLFKTPTKRAHGGMNTLTPNKIRKQTPAQPIMVRSVSCSSSSTFISVPSSKPPLSQVQMQKTKSLERSSSRQRTPLQEYNGTEGKKPVDISYSDFTGDLFKKPNDAVFNSTAKDLF, from the exons TGAAGCCCTGGCTTTCTCGCTAGTGACTGGTATAAACCATGCCATGGCCAGGCTGGTGGACATCTGGGATAGCATGGGCAttatggaggagcagagggtaGAGCGGATGGAGACGGTGAAGAAACACATTGAG GGCCTTTTGAATGACATGATCACTGAGGAGGAAGCTTTGAAGCACCGCATCCGAACCAATATCATCACTTTTGAAAAACAGTTGGATACCTTGTGTCTGGAAATGTCAATGGATCCATACAAA TTGGAGGAGGGTCTGACAGTCCTCCAGATCGAGAAGAACCTGCGTCTGCGTATGGAGGTTCTGACCAAGGAGAAGGGGGACCGTTTGAAGGAGCTACACGGACTGCAGCAGCAGGATAAGGAACTGTGCTTGGAGCTGTGCGTCACTCCCTATTATGTTCCCACAGGCAGCATGCCCTCACGCACTCAGCTGCAGGAGCTCCGGGAGCACCTCAAGACCCTCAGTGAAGAAAAG AAGAGTCGTGCAAAGGTGTTCTCGGGGCTGCGTGAGGACATCAGGAAGCTCATGGAGGACATGGGTCATAAACCAGAAACCAGTCTGGAGAAGGAGTCGGTGTGTCACGGCGAGGAGATATTCCTGCTCACGCATGAAAACATCAAAGCCCTCCAACTGCTGTTGTCCCAG ATGAAGGTCAAGAAGGAATCCCTGATGAATACTCTGGCTGAGCTGAAAGAACGAGCTATGTGCCTGTGGAATCATCTGGAAGCGCTGGAGCAAGATCGCACTGCGTTCCAGGAGAGTGTGCAGGGTACCCTTTCTGACCAAATCACACAG TGGCAGGGGGAGGTGGACTGTCTGACAGTCCTGCAGAAAGCCATGTTGGAGGATGTGATTGACAAGGTCCGACAGGAACTAGTGGCTCTCTGGGACAAGTGCAACCAGGGCCCTGAGCAGCGTGAACCCTTCAACGCCCACATCTGTGACG ATGACTTCACAGAGGAATTGTTGGCACTACATGACGCTGAGCTATTGAAGGTGAAGAATTACTATGACCAGGCTAAACCCTTACTGGAGGTTCTGCAGAAATGGGAGAAGTACTGGGCCCTCTTCCAGGACTTTGAG AAAAAGGCCAATGATCCAAACCGCTTCTCCAACAGAGGAGGAGCCCTTCTCAAAGAGGCCAAAGAGAAGGTCAAAGTTCAGAAGATGTTGCCAAAG TTGGAGGAAGAGCTGAGGACTGGTGTTGAGAGCTGGGAGAAGGACCAGGGTTCTGCCTTCCTGGTCCAGGGCCAGAGAGTCATGACCTACATCTCCAGCCAATGGGAGGAGCACAAACAGCAGAGGGGCAAGGAGAAGAGTGAACGTGCCATT ACATCAAAGAAGGGGGAAATGACAACTCTCTTCAAAACTCCCACGAAGAGGGCCCATGGCGGGATGAACACCCTCACCCCCAACAAGATCAGGAAG CAGACTCCTGCCCAGCCTATCATGGTGCGCTCCGTCAGCTGCAGCTCATCCAGCACCTTCATCAGTGTGCCTAGCAGCAAGCCTCCTCTCTCCCAGGTTCAgatgcag AAAACCAAGTCCCTTGAGAGAAGCAGCAGTAGACAGAGAACACCCCTGCAGGAGTACAACGGtacagaggggaaaaaacctgTTGACATCAGCTACTCTGACTTCACT GGTGACCTGTTCAAAAAGCCAAATGATGCAGTTTTCAATTcgacagcaaaggaccttttcTGA